From Paenibacillus sp. PvR098:
CCCGCAATACGAAGGCTCAGTTCCCTAATCGTCAAGCTTTCCTTCCTGGCAAGGTTAATCAAAAGATCAGATCTGCTCTTTCCACCGTTTGTTTCGGGAAAATCAGGCAGCGGTCCGTCGAGCGGATACACCGATAAATCGTGATCCATCAGATCAGACAGCAGACCCACTCCCGCCATTGGATGAATAAGGTCCTGCAGAAAAGCCTCCTTCTCTCTGGCCTCTTTAAGAGTTGCACCGATAATCGGCATAATGCCCGGCATGATTTTCACATCGCTTTCAGATCTTCCGTACTGAGATAATTGCCCCTTCACACTGGAATAAAAAGCTTGGGCATCTTCAATCGTTTGCTGGGCGGTGAAAATGACCTCTGCCGTTTGGGCGGCAAGGTCTTTTCCCGGTCCCGAAGAGCCTGCTTGAATAATAATAGGCCTGCCTTGCGGAGTACGGGACACATTTAGCGGACCGCGGACTGAAAAGTTTTCACCCTTATAATCGATTGTATGAATTTTGTCGACATCGGCAAAAACTCCAGACTCTTTATCAATTATTAGTGCCTCGTCTTCCCAGCTATCCCACAATCTGGTCACGACATCGATATATTCGCGGGCTCTCTCGTACCGCAAACTGTGATCCGGGTGCTTTTCCTTGCTGAAATTAGAAGCCTCAGTGGAGTAAGCAGATGTAACCACATTCCAAGCCGCCCGGCCGCCGCTCAGATGATCCAATGACGCAAACATCCTTGCTATATGAAAAGGTTCTGTATAAGTTGTTGTCACGGTCGCTGCCAATCCGATATGTTGTGTAACGGCCGAGAGGGCAGACAATAAAGTAATCGGTTCCGGCTTCACTGACGCCGTGTAAGAGACAGCGGTACTGTGGGGCAATACAACGTTATCGGCGAGGAAAATCATATCGAACTTTCCTTGTTCCGCAATTTGGGCCAGTTCTTTATAAAAGTTCAAGTCCAGAATTTTAGCGGATTTAGCCTCCGGATGTCTCCAGGCTGCGACATGATGACCGACAAAATATAAGAATGCGCCTAAATTCATCTGTCTTACTTTTGTACTCATAGACCTCTCCTCTTTCTTTTACCAAGTATATTAATAAAAAAACTCTGAATTATATGCAAAAAAAGACAGCTGGAAGTCCAACGTATAAACACACGTATGGGTCTCCGGCTGTCCGGTCGACTCATTCTTTGAATAAAAAAGAGACTCCCCAAAATTGTCCACGCTAAGAGCGTAGGCATTAAAGGAAGTCTCCGGTGGTCCGGTAGACCTTGGTTTTCTTACATTCATCTGTTTCCTTTGCCTTCTGAAGGATTACGGTGCCTGGGAACAAAGGTTTCCGATTCAAAACGTTTGCGCTCCGTTCTTTCGATTTGGACAATTTTTCCATCATGGATGATGATTTGAACCATTCCATACTCCAGCCCATTAATGCTTTGAATGATACGATGTGTCCAAAGATCATCTTTATCCAACGGCTTATCCATTTATGCCACTCTCCGTATTTTAATCTTGTTTTTACTATGTGTTTAATAGGCGTTCTATGTTAATAAATAACAATCCAGCTCCGGTTGATCCGGTCACATAACTAACTATTCCGATGAACTTAATATGATATGAAAATTATATTAACATTTGACTAAATAGGTGTCAATCGATTTTTTAGAACTAGGATTTACGGTGACACAAATGATGATGAATTTATTCGTACAATTCACCGACCTATGGAATTAGTTTTTCCGTGGTTTGAAAGGACACCGAGAAAAAGAGAAATTGATGCTAAATTTTACTTTCACAAGATGTTTGTATGATATATACTACATTTGCTGACATTTTAACTTCATGGAATGGGACTCTTGAGCAAACCAGTCGAAAGGCTGGGACGTAAACGCATGGGTCGTCGATTTCGATAAGTAAATACCGATCACCAGTCAGCAAGCTTGTTTTTTTGCCAATTTGAAACCCTTTTTTATATTAGGTAATTTAGCATTACTGCCAAATAGCTTAACAAGGCTGCCGATCGACCCCGGGGCAACCTCGTGGTGTAGGTTATTCTGCTCTCGTTCTTCGTCGTATGAATGAGCCCACAAGTAATTGATTTTGTCCAATTCGAGCGATTCGTTCCAAAATCGGGTCTTTGATTTGATATTCTCGCAACATGGTATGAAATGTGCAATGACCCCTTCGATGTGTTAGTCGAACACCAGGGATATCAAAGGGTTCAAATCCTTCTGGCAATGGCTTCTGACCAACAGGAATAAACATAAATTCCACATCAGAATCAATCCATTTTCTAATCAACCAAGCACAAGCCATTCTCTCTACTCCGACATTTTCCCAAGTAACCCACTTCATTTTTTTCCTCCTCTGCTTGCTTGTAGTGCATCAAGAACTCGTTCACCTAAATCAGATTGGAAGTAATCTTGTGTTTTAACAAATTGATATTTCTTTGATAATGCGGCGAGATCAAATTCTTCCTTCTTCAATTCTTCAAGTATTTCGGCATAATCTTTGTCTACCTGTTCCAGAAACTCCTTAATAATAAACTCGTCTTGCCCTTCTAAGACAGGACGAGATTCCCAAAGCGAAGCCTCTCCGCCAAGCTCCTGAATTTTTATTACCAGCCACTGTAACTGTTCTCGTGTCTTTGGTGTGGATGGAAGACACCAAACCGATTCATGAAGGAGAACGGCACCAAGTCTTTTTAGTTTACGCCATACATAAACACGAGTTTTACTTGGGTTACGTGGGATTTTATATAATAAATGCAACCAATTCTGCACCAATTCACCGCCATTTTTAATGCACCATAGGATAGACAATTAACCCAACCATAGCCGCTACAAGGATAATAATGGGTTCTGAAACTTTTTTACTTTTCCATAGTAATCCTAACGTAATAAGGGCAAATAAAGCCGTAGGAATATCAATAATAGACCTTTGCCCCAACACAATAACAGCTCCACTAATGGCTCCTGTCGCAGCCGCCGTTACACCATTAACAAAGGCATTAATTCCAGGTAGTCTTCCATACTTCTTAAAGAAAGGTGCAGGGATAATGGTAAACAAATAACAAGGTAAAAATGTGGCTAATGAAGCAACAGTAGCTCCATTGAATCCAGCTACCAAGTAACCAATAAATCCCGTTGTAATAACGACTGGACCTGGTGTAATCATGGCTACCGCAACCGCATCAAGGAATTGTTGAGCATTTAACCAACCGTATTCCTCCCTCGGTATTAAGTATTTTTCTCATGTATGCTCACTCATTCGCAGGATTTCACCACCCCGGAAAACAGGAATTGTTCGGAAAATAAACTACAAGAACCGTTTGTGTCTTATTGGGGCATGCGGGAATAGAAGAAACGTCTGAAATGCTTCTTCGATCCAACTTTTACTGCACGCAAACTCCACAAATGCCTTGGTTGTTTACCATCCCATGGCTCAACGGGTCTATGCCCTCACATTCCATCGTTACACTTATCCAAGGTGTGGAGACCGATAGCGTTTAGCGAATGGGTCTGAGCCCTTATGAGACACGAACTCGGTCCTCCGTGCTTTCTTTTTGAAATCCTGCCAATGAGTCAATCTACCTTCTTTACAAGTTGTCGTCTAAGCAGCCGGAGTTAAGGTGAAGCCAGCTTTTTCAGCAGAAAACATTTCTCCTCGTTGTACGATCCCGATCAGGATCCGGGCCAGTTTGCCAAGCAATTTAAACACGGATTGTTGCCTTTTCATGTGTTTGGACCGAATATTATTCTCGTGTAATTTTCGAAAGACAGGATTCGTCGCGGTGAGTGTGATCGTCGCGAGATACAAATATTTGCGTAACGTAGAGTCTCCTCGTTTTGAGAGAATGATCTGTCCTTTGCGTTTTCCCGACATACTTTCAGCCAGATTTAAGCCGGCTTTACGCAGCAATCGACGTCCGTGAGCATATTGTCTGAGGTCACCAGCACCTGACAGAATAGCTGCAATGAAAATGGTTCCTAATCCTTTAATGGACCGAAGTTGTACGGCCATAGGAATTTCACCGAGAAGTGCCTGGACGTCCTTCT
This genomic window contains:
- a CDS encoding chromate transporter: MPREEYGWLNAQQFLDAVAVAMITPGPVVITTGFIGYLVAGFNGATVASLATFLPCYLFTIIPAPFFKKYGRLPGINAFVNGVTAAATGAISGAVIVLGQRSIIDIPTALFALITLGLLWKSKKVSEPIIILVAAMVGLIVYPMVH
- a CDS encoding chromate resistance protein ChrB domain-containing protein, with amino-acid sequence MKWVTWENVGVERMACAWLIRKWIDSDVEFMFIPVGQKPLPEGFEPFDIPGVRLTHRRGHCTFHTMLREYQIKDPILERIARIGQNQLLVGSFIRRRTRAE
- a CDS encoding YezD family protein, producing MDKPLDKDDLWTHRIIQSINGLEYGMVQIIIHDGKIVQIERTERKRFESETFVPRHRNPSEGKGNR
- a CDS encoding Chromate resistance protein ChrB; this translates as MQNWLHLLYKIPRNPSKTRVYVWRKLKRLGAVLLHESVWCLPSTPKTREQLQWLVIKIQELGGEASLWESRPVLEGQDEFIIKEFLEQVDKDYAEILEELKKEEFDLAALSKKYQFVKTQDYFQSDLGERVLDALQASRGGKK
- a CDS encoding LLM class flavin-dependent oxidoreductase, translated to MSTKVRQMNLGAFLYFVGHHVAAWRHPEAKSAKILDLNFYKELAQIAEQGKFDMIFLADNVVLPHSTAVSYTASVKPEPITLLSALSAVTQHIGLAATVTTTYTEPFHIARMFASLDHLSGGRAAWNVVTSAYSTEASNFSKEKHPDHSLRYERAREYIDVVTRLWDSWEDEALIIDKESGVFADVDKIHTIDYKGENFSVRGPLNVSRTPQGRPIIIQAGSSGPGKDLAAQTAEVIFTAQQTIEDAQAFYSSVKGQLSQYGRSESDVKIMPGIMPIIGATLKEAREKEAFLQDLIHPMAGVGLLSDLMDHDLSVYPLDGPLPDFPETNGGKSRSDLLINLARKESLTIRELSLRIAGARGHRTVVGTPDMIADQLEEWFTNGAADGFNIMPSYLPGGLEEFVNTVIPVLQQRGLFRREYSGSMLRDHLGLARPQNKFSGVTVR